CTACTCCAAGAGCTTCTAATACCTGAAATACTGTTTTATTATAAGTGCCGAAAGCATAAGCCATTCCCCTTACAGGATACCCAAACATCTTCTCATGATTTTTTCTATCTTGCAGAATTTCCTCAACCATAAGTTCCTTAGGTATATCTGTTAGTGAAAGGTGTTTTAATCCATGAATAGCAACTTCATGCCCTTTATATAAATCAATCACCTCATTGTCTTTTATTCTTTCTATAACTAAATCCTTTATTACACAAGCCCCTTCTTCTCCTTGAAGTCCTGAATTTAAATTAAAGGTAGCTTTTAGATTATATCTATTAAAAATTTCAACTAGCTTCTTATCCTGAATAACACCATCATCATAGCTTAAAGTAAATGCTTTTCTTTTTCCCTCTGGAAAAAGTTTAGTTATTCTAGACATATTCACACCTCCGCATTTTATTCGTTAATCCAAAGTATTGCTTTTTCTATATATTCATTCCAAAAATCCCAATTGTGAATACCTGGCCCTTCTATATAAGTATGCTCTATTCCCTCTGAAACTAAAAAATCATGATAGCTTTGATTTTCTTTAATTAGGAAATCCTCTGTTCCACAAGCCATATATATTTTAGGGATATATTTATTTTCTTCTTTTGATTTAAGAATAAGCGCCTCTGGATCTTTATCACTTCCTAATAATTGATTTAAATCTCCGAAAACCCTATTGTAATATTTATAATCAGCCATCATATCCTTATAATCAACTGGAATTCCTGCAATATTTCGAATTATAAGTGCTGAGGATAATGCAATAATGCAGCTAAAATTGTGAGAATATTTTATTCCATTTCTTATTGCTCCATACCCTCCCATGGAATATCCTCCTATGAATGTATCTTCTCTTTTATCTGATAAATGGAACATCTTTCGTGTGAACTCAACTAACTCATTTCCAACAAATTCTCCAAATAGCTCTCCTCTATCAGTATCGTCAAGATAGAAGCTATTTTCACCTGAAGGCATAAACA
The window above is part of the Clostridium saccharoperbutylacetonicum N1-4(HMT) genome. Proteins encoded here:
- a CDS encoding polysaccharide deacetylase family protein, which gives rise to MSRITKLFPEGKRKAFTLSYDDGVIQDKKLVEIFNRYNLKATFNLNSGLQGEEGACVIKDLVIERIKDNEVIDLYKGHEVAIHGLKHLSLTDIPKELMVEEILQDRKNHEKMFGYPVRGMAYAFGTYNKTVFQVLEALGVVYSRTVNEHGNFTLPSNYLEWNPTAHHNAPHLMEIAERFIEGEFHGLGLFYLWGHSYEFDLDNNWHRIEKFCEYIGNRDDVWYATNIQIVDYLDSLNRLQFSTDFELVHNPSAISTWIELNGTPVEIKAGETKKIC
- a CDS encoding alpha/beta hydrolase; its protein translation is MAFLQTNFYSKTLKKLVNFNALLPIDAIEIPGMSEAQKGPMKAIYLLHGYSGNHHDWVCGSKIQELSLKYNVAVFMPSGENSFYLDDTDRGELFGEFVGNELVEFTRKMFHLSDKREDTFIGGYSMGGYGAIRNGIKYSHNFSCIIALSSALIIRNIAGIPVDYKDMMADYKYYNRVFGDLNQLLGSDKDPEALILKSKEENKYIPKIYMACGTEDFLIKENQSYHDFLVSEGIEHTYIEGPGIHNWDFWNEYIEKAILWINE